A genomic stretch from Streptomyces sp. QL37 includes:
- a CDS encoding YndJ family protein, translated as MSVLVGLIVMLGMLVIVPLGLGLVGDPALHRIRRLWPLFAVPGAVALWLPRGGAATALALCYALGTLLLAAHAPLRLARTRSLRPVEAALLTALVAPSVAALALVAERSGHELFGFGLGILALTVPHFHFAGFAAALVAGLVCRAEDGAAGRFAALSVPLGTLLVLVGYFTGDGTELAGAVVLTAGMWTVALLTWRTAPAAGRDRVTRALLAVSAGVLAITMVLALTWALGEATGLPHPTLTWMAATHGLGNALGFALCALLARRRLQDLTHPEGRTA; from the coding sequence ATGTCCGTACTGGTCGGGCTGATCGTGATGTTGGGCATGCTGGTGATCGTTCCGTTGGGCCTGGGGCTCGTCGGCGACCCCGCGCTCCACCGGATACGGCGTCTCTGGCCGCTCTTCGCGGTGCCCGGTGCGGTGGCCCTGTGGCTGCCGCGCGGTGGCGCCGCCACCGCGCTCGCCCTCTGCTACGCGCTGGGGACGCTGCTTCTCGCCGCCCACGCGCCCCTGCGACTCGCGCGCACACGCAGCCTGCGTCCGGTGGAGGCCGCCCTGCTCACCGCGCTGGTCGCCCCGTCGGTCGCGGCGCTGGCCCTCGTCGCCGAGCGCTCCGGCCACGAACTGTTCGGCTTCGGGCTCGGCATCCTGGCACTGACCGTGCCCCACTTCCACTTCGCCGGTTTCGCCGCCGCCCTCGTCGCCGGCCTCGTCTGCCGGGCGGAGGACGGCGCGGCGGGCCGGTTCGCCGCTCTGAGCGTGCCGCTGGGGACCCTCCTCGTCCTCGTGGGCTACTTCACCGGGGACGGGACCGAGCTGGCCGGGGCCGTCGTGCTCACCGCCGGGATGTGGACGGTCGCCCTCCTGACCTGGCGCACGGCCCCCGCCGCGGGACGGGACCGTGTCACCCGCGCGCTCCTGGCCGTGTCGGCAGGCGTACTCGCAATCACCATGGTGCTGGCGCTGACCTGGGCGCTCGGCGAGGCCACCGGGCTGCCGCACCCCACTCTCACCTGGATGGCGGCCACGCACGGCCTCGGCAACGCACTGGGCTTCGCGCTCTGTGCGCTGCTGGCCCGGCGCCGGCTCCAGGACCTCACCCACCCGGAAGGCAGGACCGCATGA
- a CDS encoding DUF1990 domain-containing protein, which translates to MSTLTYPEVGATRIGPLPDGYNHLHHRAAIGRGRTAFETAGTAVTEWRAHRGAGAGLDASAARAAAGVTVEVSAGIGPLRVAAPCEIVWTAYEKDRTGFGYGTLRGHPECGEESFVVELADDGTVWFTVTAFSRPACWYTRLAGPLVPVAQRWYARRLTAVLRRAAVSAA; encoded by the coding sequence ATGAGCACGCTCACGTATCCCGAGGTAGGAGCGACCCGTATCGGACCGCTCCCGGACGGGTACAACCATCTGCACCACCGCGCGGCTATCGGCAGGGGCCGTACGGCCTTCGAGACCGCGGGCACCGCGGTCACCGAGTGGCGCGCTCACCGAGGCGCCGGAGCCGGGCTGGACGCCTCCGCGGCACGCGCCGCCGCGGGGGTCACCGTCGAGGTCTCGGCGGGTATCGGGCCGCTCCGCGTCGCCGCGCCCTGCGAGATCGTCTGGACCGCGTACGAGAAGGACCGCACCGGCTTCGGGTACGGAACCCTGAGAGGGCATCCGGAGTGCGGGGAGGAGAGCTTCGTCGTGGAGCTGGCCGACGACGGGACGGTGTGGTTCACCGTCACGGCGTTCTCCCGGCCCGCCTGCTGGTACACCCGGCTGGCGGGTCCGCTCGTCCCCGTGGCCCAGCGGTGGTACGCCCGGCGGCTCACCGCCGTACTGCGCCGGGCCGCCGTGTCGGCCGCCTGA